From Streptomyces sp. TLI_105, the proteins below share one genomic window:
- a CDS encoding peptidase inhibitor family I36 protein, with the protein MPMPQMKSGLRRKFAAVAGATALLVGGGIATASTASAGPSCPSGYHCLFEGSIGSSVHNYFNSDRNFTDDVFSSGHGVNDNSWSASNSSTGGYESHYYYDADYQGDLVFCVNPGSYVTHDRLTDDFVDGNHNGQRDEASSLQLLPTTSISCF; encoded by the coding sequence ATGCCCATGCCGCAGATGAAGTCCGGACTCCGCCGGAAGTTCGCCGCCGTGGCCGGCGCGACCGCGCTCCTCGTGGGCGGCGGCATCGCGACCGCGTCGACCGCGTCGGCCGGCCCCAGCTGCCCCTCGGGCTACCACTGCCTCTTCGAGGGCAGCATCGGGTCCTCCGTGCACAACTACTTCAACAGCGACCGGAACTTCACCGACGACGTGTTCTCCAGCGGGCACGGCGTGAACGACAACTCGTGGTCGGCCAGCAACTCCAGCACCGGCGGCTACGAGAGTCACTACTACTACGACGCCGACTACCAGGGCGATCTCGTCTTCTGCGTCAACCCGGGCAGCTACGTGACCCACGACCGGCTGACGGACGACTTCGTGGACGGCAACCACAACGGCCAGCGCGACGAGGCCAGCTCCCTGCAGCTGCTGCCGACGACGTCGATCTCCTGCTTCTGA